From the Chryseobacterium sp. G0201 genome, the window AATTGAAGAACTTTCTATACAGCTGAGTTATCATCCTAAAGAAAATATTTTAGAAAACCTCATCTATCTTTTAGACTCGGGAAAGGTGAAAATGCTTAATTTTAGGACATACGCGTTGGCATAAATAATAAGTAATTGGTAATGGATATTATTTCCATGACGCGAATCTTTTAATTTTTAAATCAATTAATTTTTCAATAATCAAAAGACTTCTATCTTTGCAAAATGAAATCATTGAAAGTAGTTTTTTTAGGCACTCCAGAGTTTGCAAAAACTTCGCTGGAAGCTGTTCATCAATCTCACCATGAAGTTGTAGGCGTTGTAACGGTTGCCGATAAAGCAAGCGGGCGCGGACAAAAAATTAATCAATCTCCTGTAAAAATCTTTGCAGTAGAAAATAATATTCCTGTTTTTCAGCCTGAAAAATTAAGAAATCCAGAGTTTTTGGAAGAACTAAGAAAATTAGATGCTGATGTTTTCATCGTGGTAGCTTTCAGAATGATGCCAAGAGTTCTTTTTGAAATGCCTAAAATGGGTACATTCAATCTTCACGCTTCTCTTCTTCCGGATTACAGAGGTGCTGCACCAATCAACTATGCTGTTATCAATGGGGAAGAAAAAACCGGTGCCACAACTTTCTTCATTAATGAAAAAATAGATGAAGGAAATATTTTACTTCAGGAAGAATTAAATATTCTCCCTGATGAAAATGCAGGAGCACTGCACGATAGATTAATGGAAATGGGCTCAAAATTGGTGGTAAAAACCTTAAACGGTTTGGCAGAAAATTCTATTGAAGAAAAACCTCAGCCAAACGTTGAACACCCTAAAAACGCTTATAAAATCTTTAAAGAAGACACAAGAATAGACTGGACAAAAACTTCAAAAGAAGTTCATCAGTTTATATTAGGAATGTCACCCTACCCTGCTGCTTTTACGACTTTAAAAATAGGAGAAGAAGAAAAAGGATTGAAAATATTTGGCGGAAAATTTGAAATTGAGGACCATGGAAAAACTGCCGGAAGCTTAGATATTTCAAAAAATGAATTTAAGATCTACACCCAAGACGGAATATATTTTCCTTTAGAATTACAATTGGAAGGAAAGAAAAGAATGAATATCAAAGATTTTCTGAATGGTTTCAGAAATTTCGAGGAAATAAAAATGGCTTGATTTATCAAGCCATTTTCTTCGTTTTAAATTAATTTGTCTTGTTGTTTCTTCATTTGTATCGCTGTTAAGTCATTTCCAATCATATTTATAAAAATTAAAGCTATAATTCCACAAAGAATAATCCCCAAAATATAATGTAATAAATTATTAATAGTGTTGATTTCATTAAATACAATAGACAAACTTACCATACCAATACCAAACGTAACCAAAATAAAGATGGCGAAAAATTTAATGAGAAAAATATTTATTTTGCTTATATCAATATATAAATCTTCATTTTCATCTTCCTTATGAAATTTTTCAACTGAACGCAATTGCTTTTCAGTAAACCTTCCTCCTAATTTTATTTTCAACTTCTGAATCTTTTTTGCAAAATGAATATTTACATTTTTACCAACTAACAATTCTACGAGTCTTTCTTCAACTATATCTTTTATAATAGGTGACAGATCATTTTCGTTTGCAATCTTTAAAGCTTGTTCATTAAAATCTATTTCTCGCTTCTTTTTCCCAATAAACATATCTAACAGTTTACCTACAATTACCGTAATAATTTCAAAAAATTTTTCCATAATAATTATTTTTAATTTATTTCTTATGAAATTAAAAATAATAAAACAAATAAAATCTGATAAACAACTGAAAATAAAACATTTAATCAAAAAAAAGACCTGAAAAATTCAAGCCTTTTTTAAATATTTATAAATAGATTATTGCATTTTAAGTAATTTAATTAAAAATTATTTGATAAATCAATTATCCAAATTTTTATAGTTGAACCAACTCCGTCACCTCAACATCATATCCTCCAACCTGAGGTTTAATATTAGGATTTTGAGTGATTACTTTAAATTTATTGATTCCTAAATTCTTTAATATCTGCGTTCCAATACCGTAATCTCTGAAATTATACGCCAAAGTTGGGCGTTGTTCCTGACCGTCCTGATAATCTAAGAATTGTTGTAGTTTTTTCAGTGTATTTTCTGAATTTGAAACGTTATTGATGAAAATAATTGCTCCTTTTCCTGCTTCATTTACCATGTTTGTCACTTTCTCCAATAAAGGTTTTTCACCATTATTTAATCTTGTCAACACATCAAAATAAGAATCAGAAGACTGAACTCTTACCAAAACAGGCTCATCAACCGTCCAAGTTCCTTTTGTTAATGCAAAGTGGATCTGTTCGTTTGAAGTTTCTCTGAAAGCATAAAAATCAAACTCACCATAAGCAGTTTTTACTTTTCTTTCTTCCAATCTGTCGATAAGGTTTCCTTTTTTAAGCTGATAATGAATCAAATCTTCGATAGAAACGATCTTCATATCATGTTTCTGAGCAAAAACCTGAAGATCCGGCAAACGAGACATTGATCCGTCTTCATTCATGATCTCACAGATCACTCCACCTTCTTTTAAGCCTGCTAATTGAGTTAAGTCAATCGCAGCTTCCGTATGTCCGGCTCTTTTCAAAACACCTCCTTTCTTAGCACGAAGCGGGAAAATGTGTCCCGGTCTCATAAAATCTGTCGGTTTTGAATTTTCATCCATCAACGCTAAGATCGTTTTTGCTCTATCACCAGCAGAAATACCGGTAGAAGTTCCGTTTCCTAAAAGGTCAACAGAAACAGTAAACGCCGTTTCTTTAGGATCGCTGCTACGGCTTACCATGATATCTAAACCAAGCTCGTCACATCTTTTTTCAGGAAGCGGCATACAAATAAGCCCCCTTCCGTGAACAGCCATAAAATTGATTAATTCTGGTGTTGTAAGTTCTGCAGCACAAAGAAAATCACCTTCATTTTCTCTGTCTTCATCATCTACTACTATGATTATTTTACCATTTTTAAGGTCTTCAATAGCCTCCGGAATAGTATTTAATTTAATATCAGACATTTTTACTTTAGATTTTTGCAAAGATACTCATAAAAATAAGCATCTCCCAATTAATATAAATGGTTTGTTACGCTTTGAATAAAGAGTCTTTGGCTTTTCTGATGATGTCGTAAGAAGCTAATCTTTTCTGATGATCGTAAATGTGAGAATTGATCATTAATTCATCAACATTAAACTTTTCCTGGAAGCTTTTTAACTTCTCTGCAATTTCAGATTGATCTCCGATAAAAGTATATCTCAGCTTCTGTAAAACCATCGATTTTTCCATTGGTGACCAAATATCATCCATATCATCAACAGGCGGAGAAAAAGGTTTTCTGTCGTTTCTTACAATATTGATAAATGCCTGAAATAAAGTCGTAGAAAGTTTGTGAGCTTCTTCTGTAGTTTCCGCGGCAACTCCATTGACACAAGCTAAAATATAAGGTTTATCCAATTGTTTTGAAGGCTCAAAATGTTCTCTGTAAATATTGAAAGCCATTTCCATTTGTTCAGGTGCAAAATGTCCTGCGAAAGCATATGGAAGTCCCAATTCTGCGGCCAACCAAGCACTGTCTGTACTCGAACCCAAAATATACAGCGGAATATCCAATCCTTCTCCCGGAATGGCGCGAACCAGCGCATTAGAGTTTTCTTTAGAGAAATATTTTTGCAATTCTAAAATTTGTCTTGGAAACTGTTCGTTAATAATTGCGGGATTTCTACCCAAAGCCTGAGCCGTTAAACCATCCGTTCCCGGAGCTCTTCCTAATCCAAGATCAATTCTTCCCGGAAAAAGAGATTCCAATGTTCCGAATTGCTCGGCAATGACTAATGAACTGTGATTCGGAAGCATAATTCCTCCCGATCCTACTCTTATTTTTTTTGTTCCGTTGGCGATAAAACCAATCAGAACCGAAGTTGCAGAACTGGCAATGCTTTCCATATTGTGATGTTCGGCAAGCCAGAATCTGTTATAATTAAGATTTTCAGTAAAGTTTGCTAAAGATAAACTGTCCTGAAAACTATCATGAATGCTTTTCCCCTGCTTTACCGGCGCAAGATCTAAAACAGATATTTCAAAGTTTTTCATATACGTGATATTTACTTTTTTTAAAGATTATATGGAATCTCCTTTGTCGATTTCATACTTTAAGTTTTTAGTCTAAAAAACCAAACAAATTTAAGACATCTAAACTGCATTAGTTACTTTTTGTAATTGATAAGTCTGATGGTGTAGTTCAGGAAAAAACTATTGAAATTAAGTTTTAAATTAAATGATTTTAATTATACAATTTAAATCTTCTATGATTTTGTATTTTTGAAATTATAATTAAAAAAAAACTAAAATGCCGATTGAAATACCAACACAAAGTACAGCACCTGTATATTTTCCAAACGAGAATTACAAAATAGTAAGATATCTTGATTTAGTAAAATTTATATCATTAATTCAGACTAAAAAAATTATACTTTTCACGATTAGATAAATTTGAAGATCGTTATGAAGGAACAGTTCCTGAATTAAGTTTGCAAGATTACAAAGAATGGTATACATATTTTACTCAAAATAAATTATTAGATATTATTAACACCAGTGTTGAAGAACACGTGGAACAAGCATTAGTCGATCAAAAAGAAACCCAAGAAAAATATAAAAAATTAGTATGTATTTCTTGTTGGAATAAATATGATTCAGAATCTTATGCCCTTTGGAAAATTTACTCTGATTTATCTAAAGGAGTTATGATAACAACTAATATTGAAAGAATAGAAGCCGCTTTTGCAAATACAGAAGAGCAAATTCAAGTAAGTGAGGTAAAATATCTTGATTATAAAAAAGATAAAATAAAAATGGGTAACATGAATTATCCCATAATTCATAAAAATATACATTATGATTATGAAAAAGAAGTAAGATTGATACATAAAGTTTCTTTTAAATCAGGTTTAAACTATGATTGGTCACAAGAAGAAAATCAATATGGAAAATATATAAATGTAGATATTGATATTTTAATTGAAGAAATTATAGTCAGTCCCAAAGCCCCACAATGGTTTTTTGATGTAATTTCAGATTTACTTCAAACATATAACATAGAAAAAGGAATCAAGTATTCTGACTTAAAATAAGAAATAATTTCAAACCATGAAATCAAAAATAATGTACATTGAAAACAAATCCTCTGGTCATCACGGATCGGCATGGATTGGTTTTGTAGAATTTTCAAAATCCGGTCAAACGGTTTATTTTAACAACAAAGCGTTGAAAAAACTTAAAAATACAGGAATTTTGGGAAATCATTTCGACATAGAAACCGGAGAAGAATATTGGGTTTCAGGTGTGAAAAAGAATGGACAAAATCGCCATCAGTTTGGTAGCGGAAAAATTATGATTGATAGAAATTCGATTGATGAGTATTTAAAACTTGTTGATTTTAATAGCATTGATGAAAAATATTTCACAATAATTGAGTTTATCAAAACTGATAAAAGTCGTTTTAATGAACTGGAAAATATTGAAATTGAATATAGAGATAATAGCCGTAGCGCGAGTTTTTTGGACAATAATCACAGAAAATTAATCTTAAATATTTAAATAAAAAAGGTTTAATAATGAATTTGAAGTCATTTATTAAACCTTTTAAAATACTATTATTTATTTTTCTCTTTCTTAAAATTATAATGATTAATCAAAATTCTGATTTCATTAAATTCAAAATTACTTGGTAAAGCATTTTTCCATTCCGTCAATGTTTCGTGAGGAGTTTTGTAGAACATATCTTCAAAAGCTTTGATCTTATCCGAAGTGATGACTCTTGAAATATCCAACAATCCCTGCTCGGCAAATTTTGCTAAATGTCCGATCACGGTTTCTTTTACCAAACCTCTTTCAAACGCGACTTCTGCAATGGTTTTCCCTTGTTCAAAAAGCTGAAAAGTAAGAACCTGCGAAGGAACTTTTGCAATTTTCATGCTGACTTCCTTGTCATTTTTTTCATCTAAAAGTTTCGTTTCTAATAGATGAGCTTCTTTTAAGCTATTCAGATATTCTTCAACATCTTCCAGCCAGTTTCTAAATTCCTCGTTGTATTGTTTTAGGCCTTTTGCGCCTTTTATTTCAGCATAAAATTCTTTTAACGGACTGAAAACTTTATCTCTGATCTCCGTAAAAAAGAAATTAACCGCACCCTTTGTTTTAGCCTCAATTTCAGACCATTCTTCTTTCTGATCGATGAAATTATTTACTTTTTGAGAAATCACTTTTTCCAGCTTTTCGAAAATTTTCCCAAGCTGAGTTACCTCATGCTTTAACTGGATATATAATTGATTGGTTTTTACCGTATCAATACTTTTTGTTGTTATTGAAAGCCTATTCCATTCTTCAACTTCATTTAAAATCCACCTTGAATCTACGGTACGAAGTACTTTTTTAATGCTGTAATCGTATTTTTCCTGATTTAAAATAGCCTCAACATTATCATTTGCAAAAGTAGATCCCTGAAACTGCAGAATTCTGTTATCTTTAAAAATAACTTCAGGCGTAATTTTAGATTTCAACACAATTCCTTCTAACGTTCGGCAACGCGACAAGGCAACATAGACCTGACCTGCCGTAAAACTTTTTCCGGCATCGATAATCACTTTATCAAATGTCAATCCCTGACTTTTATGGATCGTAACCGCCCAAGCCAATTTTATAGGAAACTGCTCGAAGCTTCCTAAAACTTCTTCTTTAATATTTTTATCAGTGTCCAGAAAATATTTTTTCTGTTCCCAAACTTCTCTTTTTACGGTAATTTCTCTTTCGCTTCCGTCGAGAACTACTTTAATTTCATTTTCATCTAAAGCGGAAATTTCACCTAACTTTCCGTTAAAATATCTTTTTTCTCCGGAAATATCATTTCGGATAAACATGACCTGAGCGCCAATTTTCAGTTCTAAAAACTGCTCGTTGGGAAATTGATTTTCTTTAAATTCTCCGAAAAGTTTGGCTTCAAAAGTAGTCGGATCAACTTTTATTTCCTTTAATTTTTCCTGATTGATCTCATCTGCCATTTTATTGTGAGAACACAAGTAAACGTAAGATTCAGTTCCTGTTTCAAACGTAGGATCATATCTTTCATTAAGATGTTCGAAATCTATGCTTCCTACATCTCCATCTCGGATTGCATTCAAAATATCTAAGAAACTTTCATCAGACTGTCGGTAAACTTTTGTTAATTCGATCGTCAGTAAAGGCACTTCTT encodes:
- a CDS encoding DUF2971 domain-containing protein: MQDYKEWYTYFTQNKLLDIINTSVEEHVEQALVDQKETQEKYKKLVCISCWNKYDSESYALWKIYSDLSKGVMITTNIERIEAAFANTEEQIQVSEVKYLDYKKDKIKMGNMNYPIIHKNIHYDYEKEVRLIHKVSFKSGLNYDWSQEENQYGKYINVDIDILIEEIIVSPKAPQWFFDVISDLLQTYNIEKGIKYSDLK
- a CDS encoding helix-turn-helix domain-containing protein; protein product: MNNHFFDLIEYTNRSVFLTGKAGTGKTTFLNDFVKRTKKKHIVVAPTGIAAINAGGVTIHSMFGLPLRTFLPTTDRIDTSLANNIADLMPHFKYRKDKLKLLREVEVLIIDEVSMLRADVLDMMDFSLRFIRRNSQRFGGVQMLFIGDLYQLPPVVRDEHILKMFYNSPFFFDSHAIKEVPLLTIELTKVYRQSDESFLDILNAIRDGDVGSIDFEHLNERYDPTFETGTESYVYLCSHNKMADEINQEKLKEIKVDPTTFEAKLFGEFKENQFPNEQFLELKIGAQVMFIRNDISGEKRYFNGKLGEISALDENEIKVVLDGSEREITVKREVWEQKKYFLDTDKNIKEEVLGSFEQFPIKLAWAVTIHKSQGLTFDKVIIDAGKSFTAGQVYVALSRCRTLEGIVLKSKITPEVIFKDNRILQFQGSTFANDNVEAILNQEKYDYSIKKVLRTVDSRWILNEVEEWNRLSITTKSIDTVKTNQLYIQLKHEVTQLGKIFEKLEKVISQKVNNFIDQKEEWSEIEAKTKGAVNFFFTEIRDKVFSPLKEFYAEIKGAKGLKQYNEEFRNWLEDVEEYLNSLKEAHLLETKLLDEKNDKEVSMKIAKVPSQVLTFQLFEQGKTIAEVAFERGLVKETVIGHLAKFAEQGLLDISRVITSDKIKAFEDMFYKTPHETLTEWKNALPSNFEFNEIRILINHYNFKKEKNK
- the ribB gene encoding 3,4-dihydroxy-2-butanone-4-phosphate synthase, with the protein product MSDIKLNTIPEAIEDLKNGKIIIVVDDEDRENEGDFLCAAELTTPELINFMAVHGRGLICMPLPEKRCDELGLDIMVSRSSDPKETAFTVSVDLLGNGTSTGISAGDRAKTILALMDENSKPTDFMRPGHIFPLRAKKGGVLKRAGHTEAAIDLTQLAGLKEGGVICEIMNEDGSMSRLPDLQVFAQKHDMKIVSIEDLIHYQLKKGNLIDRLEERKVKTAYGEFDFYAFRETSNEQIHFALTKGTWTVDEPVLVRVQSSDSYFDVLTRLNNGEKPLLEKVTNMVNEAGKGAIIFINNVSNSENTLKKLQQFLDYQDGQEQRPTLAYNFRDYGIGTQILKNLGINKFKVITQNPNIKPQVGGYDVEVTELVQL
- the fmt gene encoding methionyl-tRNA formyltransferase — its product is MKSLKVVFLGTPEFAKTSLEAVHQSHHEVVGVVTVADKASGRGQKINQSPVKIFAVENNIPVFQPEKLRNPEFLEELRKLDADVFIVVAFRMMPRVLFEMPKMGTFNLHASLLPDYRGAAPINYAVINGEEKTGATTFFINEKIDEGNILLQEELNILPDENAGALHDRLMEMGSKLVVKTLNGLAENSIEEKPQPNVEHPKNAYKIFKEDTRIDWTKTSKEVHQFILGMSPYPAAFTTLKIGEEEKGLKIFGGKFEIEDHGKTAGSLDISKNEFKIYTQDGIYFPLELQLEGKKRMNIKDFLNGFRNFEEIKMA
- a CDS encoding LLM class flavin-dependent oxidoreductase, whose protein sequence is MKNFEISVLDLAPVKQGKSIHDSFQDSLSLANFTENLNYNRFWLAEHHNMESIASSATSVLIGFIANGTKKIRVGSGGIMLPNHSSLVIAEQFGTLESLFPGRIDLGLGRAPGTDGLTAQALGRNPAIINEQFPRQILELQKYFSKENSNALVRAIPGEGLDIPLYILGSSTDSAWLAAELGLPYAFAGHFAPEQMEMAFNIYREHFEPSKQLDKPYILACVNGVAAETTEEAHKLSTTLFQAFINIVRNDRKPFSPPVDDMDDIWSPMEKSMVLQKLRYTFIGDQSEIAEKLKSFQEKFNVDELMINSHIYDHQKRLASYDIIRKAKDSLFKA